One window of Gemmatimonas aurantiaca genomic DNA carries:
- a CDS encoding CbiX/SirB N-terminal domain-containing protein, protein MTSFSSTLRRTSATVALACAAVALPAALGAQAAGKTGVVVLAHGGDSLWNALVVDAAQKARTDGPIEVSFLMGAGAAKARFQDAVARLESRGVSKIVVVPMLVSSHSGHYDQIRYLAGEPVKLDEDMAHHLHMSGIEKPKSKLPIIVTPAMDNAPQIAQVLADRARALAPNPKERALLIVGHGPNSAEDYAAWMENLRPVADSVKAMTGFRDVRVELVRDDAPAPVRAEAVTRVRELIELQHMATGKDVIVVPVLVSKGAVSRDKVPADIKGTPSIYSGEPLLPHDAMSRWLEMRVREAGNAAPKRAADTQQQAPAHQHR, encoded by the coding sequence GTGACTTCTTTCTCTTCGACCCTGCGCCGCACGTCGGCAACCGTTGCCCTGGCTTGCGCGGCCGTGGCTCTTCCGGCGGCGCTCGGGGCGCAGGCCGCCGGCAAGACCGGTGTCGTCGTACTCGCGCATGGTGGCGACTCGCTCTGGAACGCGTTGGTGGTCGACGCGGCGCAGAAGGCCCGCACCGATGGCCCGATCGAAGTGAGCTTCCTGATGGGCGCGGGTGCGGCAAAGGCCCGCTTCCAGGACGCCGTGGCCCGCCTCGAATCGCGCGGTGTGTCGAAGATCGTGGTGGTGCCGATGCTCGTTTCGAGCCACAGCGGCCACTACGATCAGATCCGCTATCTGGCCGGCGAGCCGGTCAAACTCGACGAGGACATGGCGCATCATCTGCACATGTCGGGCATCGAGAAGCCGAAGAGCAAGCTGCCGATCATCGTGACGCCGGCCATGGACAACGCGCCGCAGATCGCGCAGGTGCTGGCGGACCGCGCTAGGGCGCTCGCTCCGAATCCGAAGGAACGCGCTCTGCTCATCGTCGGTCACGGCCCCAACTCGGCCGAAGACTACGCGGCATGGATGGAGAATCTCCGTCCGGTGGCGGATTCGGTGAAGGCCATGACGGGATTCCGTGATGTGCGCGTCGAACTGGTGCGCGACGACGCACCGGCGCCGGTGCGCGCGGAAGCGGTCACGCGCGTGCGGGAACTCATCGAGCTGCAGCACATGGCCACCGGCAAGGATGTGATCGTGGTGCCGGTGCTCGTCTCGAAGGGCGCCGTGAGCCGGGACAAGGTACCGGCCGACATCAAGGGCACGCCGTCGATCTACTCGGGTGAGCCGCTGCTGCCGCACGATGCGATGTCGCGTTGGCTGGAGATGCGCGTGCGCGAGGCCGGCAATGCGGCGCCGAAGCGCGCGGCGGATACGCAGCAGCAGGCGCCGGCACACCAGCATCGCTGA
- a CDS encoding DUF1343 domain-containing protein — translation MTTAAIALAVTFTTVIPVSPLSAQAATAAPRTPASRVAARTPARAPLVMGADRLFTEYPQLIRGKSVALVSNHSGRLANGMHLADALHSGPGKALGVRLKALFGMEYNIRSNDYSIQRDPEQTVDSATGAPKYSLYGEIHKPTPEMLDGVEVIVYDIQEVGARFYEHVNILGFVMEAAAEKKIPVVVLDRPNPLGGRSADGFVADSAAFYRFGSYTAIPALHGMTPAELARFYHGERMLRGGVQGTLHVVPMKGWTRDMWLDNTGQPWSKPSPNLVAFSSLVAYAGTCLFESLNLSEGRGSDSPFELIGAPWLDNQRAVAMLNALNLPGTRFAVDQFTPIQRPFHGRPPAFAGQSLPGIRLHVTDRAAFKPYRAGVALMWAVNALHADKLEWKDAVLDRLAATPRLKNMLQAGRTPQEIFASWEPELTRFHQRADKYRLYP, via the coding sequence GTGACGACGGCTGCAATCGCCCTGGCCGTGACATTCACGACGGTCATTCCGGTGTCGCCTCTCAGCGCGCAAGCCGCGACTGCCGCACCGCGTACTCCCGCCTCTCGTGTTGCCGCACGCACACCGGCCCGTGCCCCGCTCGTGATGGGTGCCGACCGCCTGTTCACCGAGTATCCGCAACTCATTCGCGGCAAGTCGGTGGCGCTGGTGTCCAATCACAGCGGACGGCTCGCCAACGGCATGCATCTCGCCGATGCTCTGCACTCGGGGCCGGGCAAGGCCCTCGGCGTACGCCTCAAGGCGCTGTTCGGCATGGAGTACAACATCCGCAGCAACGACTACTCCATCCAGCGGGATCCCGAACAGACCGTGGACAGCGCCACGGGCGCACCGAAGTACAGTCTCTACGGCGAGATCCACAAACCCACGCCGGAGATGCTCGACGGTGTGGAGGTCATCGTGTACGACATTCAGGAGGTTGGCGCCCGTTTCTACGAGCACGTCAACATCCTGGGGTTCGTGATGGAGGCCGCGGCGGAGAAGAAGATTCCGGTGGTCGTGCTCGATCGTCCCAATCCATTGGGTGGACGCAGTGCGGACGGTTTCGTGGCCGACAGTGCGGCGTTCTATCGTTTCGGATCGTACACGGCCATTCCCGCGCTGCATGGCATGACACCAGCGGAACTCGCCCGCTTCTACCACGGTGAACGGATGCTGCGTGGCGGCGTGCAGGGTACACTGCATGTCGTGCCCATGAAGGGCTGGACGCGCGACATGTGGCTCGACAACACGGGACAGCCGTGGAGCAAGCCGTCGCCCAATCTCGTGGCGTTTTCGTCGCTCGTGGCGTACGCGGGCACCTGTCTGTTCGAGTCGCTGAATCTCTCTGAAGGACGCGGCAGCGACAGTCCCTTCGAACTCATCGGCGCACCGTGGCTGGACAATCAGCGTGCCGTGGCGATGCTCAATGCGCTGAATCTTCCGGGCACACGCTTCGCGGTGGATCAGTTCACGCCCATTCAGCGTCCCTTCCATGGACGTCCGCCGGCCTTTGCCGGGCAGTCACTGCCGGGCATCCGTCTCCACGTCACCGATCGGGCCGCCTTCAAGCCGTATCGCGCCGGTGTGGCGCTCATGTGGGCGGTGAACGCGTTGCACGCCGACAAGCTGGAATGGAAGGACGCGGTGCTCGATCGTCTGGCCGCGACGCCGCGCCTCAAGAACATGCTGCAGGCCGGCCGCACACCGCAGGAGATCTTCGCGTCGTGGGAACCCGAATTGACGCGATTCCATCAGCGGGCCGACAAGTATCGTCTCTATCCGTAG
- a CDS encoding TonB-dependent receptor plug domain-containing protein: MPSPRRLLPRFSGAMLFRVVCALGVFTTPHTLLAQIPVGAELDSLATVRIQVRHDVVPVEGVVVRSGRVGASTDATGSAMLRLPAGVHEIVSARLGFVPDTTRVVVRRGLDTLIMVQLTMQHAEMETMVVSATRAERRVEDTPIRVEVIDEEEIAEKVAMTPGDIAMMLNETSGLRVQATNPSLGGANVRIQGLRGRYSLLLADGLPLYGGQTGGLGLLQIPPVDLGRVEIIKGTASALYGSSALGGVVNLVSRRPTDTRENTVLLNQTSRGGTDGVAFLAGPMTDRWGYTLLAGAHRQTQNDLDDDGWTDMPGYRRAVVRPRLFYGDRRSRSAFLTGGLTVEEREGGTLPSRTLRNGTTYEESLRTERADIGGLGQWILGAGGTSDDRSGDTSNNGDAREGAARHDAILSVRGSAVEQRHTHRFGTNTEDDRHRTWFGEASIAVPRGPLTYVVGAALQQDAYRNRSVAGFDYTFTIPAVFVQTDVDAASWLSLSTSARMDAHNVYGTFVNPRVSVLLRRPSEGAFASWTSRLSGGTGAFAPTPFTEETEATGLRLMNPLGGLVAERARSASLDIGGPVETAIGRLEVNTTAFGSRIMDAVQLGGVFGPGPGVSRRVMLVNAAAPTRTWGGELLARLVHELGGGHDEEAEGADDEHEAPTLRITTSYTYLRSTECDPESAPPVHAVCARREVPLTPRHSAGVVASIEQEGKSRVGLELYYTGRQRLEQNPYRNESKPYLVIGVLAERAFATRMGIARLFVNLENIGDVRQTRVDPLVLPIQGQGGRWTTDVWSLLEGRTINGGVRWTF; this comes from the coding sequence ATGCCATCTCCCCGCAGGCTCCTGCCGCGCTTCTCCGGCGCGATGCTCTTCCGTGTCGTGTGTGCTTTGGGTGTGTTCACCACACCTCATACCCTTCTTGCCCAGATCCCTGTGGGTGCCGAGCTCGACTCACTGGCCACGGTCCGCATACAGGTACGCCATGACGTCGTCCCGGTGGAAGGTGTGGTGGTGCGGAGCGGACGCGTGGGAGCTTCGACCGACGCGACGGGCAGCGCGATGCTCCGGCTACCCGCGGGCGTGCACGAGATCGTCAGCGCTCGGCTCGGGTTCGTACCGGATACGACCCGTGTTGTGGTGCGCCGTGGGCTGGATACGCTGATCATGGTGCAACTGACCATGCAGCACGCCGAGATGGAGACGATGGTGGTCAGCGCCACACGCGCCGAGCGGAGAGTGGAGGATACGCCTATCCGTGTCGAGGTGATCGACGAGGAGGAAATCGCCGAGAAAGTGGCGATGACGCCCGGCGACATCGCGATGATGCTCAATGAGACGAGTGGGCTGCGCGTGCAGGCCACCAACCCCTCGCTGGGAGGCGCGAACGTGCGTATCCAGGGGCTGCGCGGACGTTATTCTCTTCTGCTTGCCGATGGGCTCCCGCTGTACGGTGGACAGACGGGAGGTCTTGGTCTGCTGCAGATTCCGCCCGTCGATCTGGGTCGCGTGGAGATCATCAAGGGAACGGCCTCTGCGTTGTATGGCAGTTCGGCGCTGGGTGGTGTCGTCAATCTCGTGTCACGTCGGCCAACCGACACGCGTGAGAACACCGTGCTGCTGAACCAGACGTCGCGTGGTGGAACCGATGGTGTGGCATTCCTCGCTGGTCCGATGACCGACCGGTGGGGATACACGTTGCTGGCCGGCGCGCATCGTCAGACGCAGAACGATCTCGATGACGATGGCTGGACGGATATGCCGGGATACCGACGGGCCGTCGTGCGTCCGCGTCTCTTCTACGGCGATCGCCGGAGTCGCTCGGCGTTTCTCACGGGCGGACTGACCGTCGAAGAACGTGAAGGCGGTACCTTGCCCAGCCGCACGTTACGGAACGGCACCACATACGAAGAGTCACTGCGCACCGAACGGGCCGATATCGGTGGGCTGGGCCAGTGGATTCTCGGTGCCGGCGGTACATCGGACGACAGATCAGGCGATACCTCGAACAACGGGGACGCGCGGGAGGGCGCCGCACGGCATGACGCGATCCTGTCGGTGCGTGGATCGGCGGTGGAACAGCGACATACCCACCGCTTCGGTACGAACACCGAAGACGACCGGCATCGCACCTGGTTCGGCGAAGCGTCGATTGCGGTGCCGCGTGGGCCGTTGACGTACGTGGTGGGTGCTGCACTGCAGCAGGATGCCTACCGGAACCGTAGTGTCGCGGGATTCGACTATACGTTCACGATTCCCGCTGTTTTCGTGCAGACCGATGTCGACGCCGCTTCCTGGCTGTCGTTGTCGACCAGCGCGCGCATGGATGCGCACAATGTGTACGGGACGTTCGTCAATCCGCGGGTGTCGGTGTTGTTGCGCCGACCGTCGGAGGGGGCATTCGCGTCCTGGACGAGTCGATTGTCCGGGGGAACGGGCGCGTTTGCTCCCACCCCGTTCACCGAAGAGACCGAAGCGACCGGTCTGCGTCTGATGAATCCACTCGGCGGCCTCGTGGCGGAGCGCGCGCGAAGTGCTTCGCTCGACATCGGAGGGCCAGTTGAAACGGCGATCGGTCGGCTGGAAGTGAACACGACGGCTTTTGGCTCACGGATCATGGATGCCGTGCAGCTTGGAGGGGTGTTCGGCCCGGGTCCCGGAGTGAGCCGGCGCGTGATGCTCGTGAATGCCGCCGCACCGACACGCACGTGGGGTGGCGAACTGCTCGCCCGCCTGGTGCACGAATTGGGAGGAGGGCACGATGAGGAGGCGGAGGGCGCTGACGACGAACATGAGGCACCCACACTGCGCATCACCACTTCGTACACCTACCTGCGGTCGACCGAATGTGATCCCGAGAGCGCACCACCCGTGCACGCGGTGTGCGCCAGACGCGAAGTCCCGCTCACTCCGCGGCACTCCGCGGGTGTCGTGGCCAGTATCGAGCAGGAAGGGAAGAGCCGTGTGGGACTCGAACTGTACTACACGGGTCGTCAACGACTCGAGCAGAATCCCTATCGCAACGAGAGCAAGCCCTATCTGGTGATCGGCGTACTGGCGGAACGTGCGTTCGCCACGCGCATGGGCATCGCGCGTCTGTTCGTGAATCTCGAGAACATCGGCGACGTGCGCCAGACGCGTGTGGATCCGCTCGTGCTGCCGATACAGGGGCAGGGAGGACGCTGGACCACCGATGTGTGGAGCCTGCTGGAGGGACGGACGATCAACGGCGGCGTCCGATGGACGTTCTAG
- a CDS encoding helix-turn-helix domain-containing protein — MEQSLTIGALAQRTGVTAETIRYYERVGVLPRPARSSAGQTHGGYRRYGPGDIERLSFVRRARDLGFSVQDVRELLSLAEDPTRPCGEVDALARLHLAQVEARIAQLSALRTQLEQVINGCRGGLAMADCRILRALSESGLQVG, encoded by the coding sequence ATGGAGCAGAGCCTGACCATCGGCGCACTGGCGCAACGCACTGGCGTGACCGCCGAGACGATCCGGTACTACGAGCGCGTGGGAGTGCTGCCGCGCCCGGCGCGGAGCAGCGCCGGACAGACGCATGGGGGATATCGGCGGTACGGACCGGGGGACATCGAACGGCTTTCTTTCGTGCGGCGGGCCCGCGATCTGGGGTTCTCCGTGCAGGACGTCCGGGAGCTCCTTTCCCTGGCGGAAGACCCCACGCGTCCCTGTGGAGAGGTGGACGCCCTTGCCCGTCTGCATCTCGCCCAGGTGGAAGCGCGCATCGCCCAGCTCTCCGCGCTGCGGACGCAGCTCGAGCAGGTCATCAACGGCTGCCGTGGCGGCCTGGCGATGGCGGATTGCCGTATCCTGAGGGCACTGAGCGAATCGGGATTGCAGGTCGGGTGA
- a CDS encoding prolyl oligopeptidase family serine peptidase, translating into MHRIAIAAIVSLSLSQVSPVGAQEKPTIAQFMSPAYPMNLVTARKADRIAWIANERGMRNVYTAAAPSFTPVRLTSFLKDEGADLSRLSISDDGSTVLFARGTPANRQGWIANPSYNPEGGDYATWTVKTSGGPAWRVVGGDGFVLSPDGRFAVGSREGQLYRISLTYGRPKTAMDTAGVPFVKVWGSNGSPQWSPDGSKIAFVSLRLNHSLIGIYDVRTRTVDYIAPSFDCDASPLWFPDSKRLFFSRRPAVPFGRQAQQGIPGNIGFPAGAAATPLPPNSRGIVDLESGCGPSRGGGFGRPATAGRGAGAANNPLLNSPGLYNSAFAGGYTQSFMIADVANLTAREVWHNQPNDPLFATINGMRLAGDHIVFPVQVPRDEWDRYYSVSLTATGNPAPVRLTTTDGLIEGSTISPDGQSFLYYTNATDIERRHLWSVPVAGGTPKQVTVGQNAETDPAPLASGRHVAYLSYGIALPPSVTVMPTSGGAARVIFPTLPKDFPTAAHVAPEVVVTKAADGLEIHNQVFVPRDVKPGERRPALVFVHGGPPRQMLPLYHYMHPYTLMYAFNQWLASQGYVVISVNYRLGIGYGRSFQNAPGTFSSGNAEYQDVIAAAKYLQSRPDVDPTRIGIYGQSYGGLLTAQALARNSDIFVAGADLAGLHLYTNVLNDSSVAYRSSPISAIDTWKSPVFLWQGDDDRNLDASQTAGLIPLLRARNIYHELIVVPDDMHEASLHRRVLEMYGKTADFLHRFVWLKQTPPTAR; encoded by the coding sequence ATGCATCGCATCGCCATCGCGGCGATCGTGTCGCTGTCTCTCTCCCAGGTGTCGCCCGTGGGCGCGCAGGAGAAGCCCACGATCGCGCAATTCATGAGTCCGGCCTACCCCATGAATCTGGTGACCGCGCGGAAGGCCGACCGTATCGCCTGGATCGCGAACGAGCGGGGGATGCGCAACGTCTACACCGCGGCGGCGCCCAGTTTCACCCCGGTGCGTCTGACGAGCTTTCTGAAGGACGAGGGAGCCGATCTCTCCCGGTTGTCGATATCGGACGACGGATCGACGGTGCTCTTCGCGCGCGGTACGCCGGCGAACCGGCAGGGATGGATCGCCAATCCTTCGTACAACCCCGAAGGCGGTGACTACGCCACGTGGACCGTGAAGACGAGCGGCGGACCGGCGTGGCGTGTGGTCGGTGGTGACGGATTCGTACTGTCGCCCGACGGTCGGTTTGCCGTGGGGTCGCGCGAAGGTCAGCTGTACCGCATCAGTCTGACCTACGGGCGTCCGAAAACGGCGATGGATACCGCCGGTGTCCCGTTCGTGAAGGTGTGGGGCAGCAACGGCAGCCCGCAGTGGTCGCCGGATGGCTCGAAGATCGCGTTCGTGAGTCTCCGGCTCAATCACTCCCTCATCGGGATCTACGACGTCAGAACGCGCACGGTCGACTACATCGCACCGAGTTTCGATTGCGACGCCAGTCCCCTCTGGTTTCCCGACAGCAAGCGACTGTTCTTCAGCCGGCGTCCCGCCGTGCCGTTCGGTCGTCAGGCACAACAGGGTATCCCCGGCAACATCGGTTTCCCTGCCGGGGCCGCGGCCACCCCGCTGCCGCCCAACAGCCGGGGCATCGTGGATCTGGAATCCGGCTGCGGCCCCAGTCGTGGGGGCGGATTCGGCCGTCCCGCCACCGCTGGACGTGGAGCGGGCGCGGCGAACAATCCGCTGCTCAATTCGCCGGGACTGTACAACTCCGCGTTTGCCGGCGGATACACGCAGTCGTTCATGATCGCCGATGTCGCGAACCTGACGGCCCGCGAAGTGTGGCACAACCAGCCGAATGATCCCCTGTTCGCCACCATCAACGGCATGCGCCTGGCGGGCGACCACATCGTGTTTCCGGTGCAGGTGCCGCGCGACGAATGGGATCGGTATTACAGCGTGAGTCTGACCGCGACGGGAAATCCTGCGCCGGTGCGCCTGACCACCACCGATGGTCTCATCGAAGGCAGCACGATCTCCCCCGACGGCCAGTCGTTCCTGTACTACACGAACGCCACCGACATCGAGCGTCGGCATCTCTGGTCGGTGCCGGTGGCAGGTGGCACGCCGAAACAGGTGACCGTCGGGCAGAACGCCGAAACCGATCCCGCGCCGCTGGCTTCGGGGAGACATGTGGCCTACCTCTCCTACGGCATTGCACTACCGCCGTCGGTGACGGTGATGCCCACCAGCGGCGGTGCCGCGCGGGTGATCTTCCCGACGTTGCCGAAGGATTTCCCCACGGCCGCGCACGTCGCGCCGGAAGTGGTCGTCACCAAGGCGGCGGATGGTCTGGAGATTCACAATCAGGTCTTCGTGCCCAGAGACGTGAAGCCCGGTGAACGTCGACCGGCGCTGGTCTTCGTGCATGGAGGCCCGCCGCGTCAGATGCTGCCGCTGTATCACTACATGCACCCGTACACGCTCATGTACGCGTTCAATCAGTGGCTCGCGAGTCAGGGCTATGTGGTGATCTCGGTGAATTACCGCCTGGGCATCGGCTACGGCCGGTCCTTCCAGAACGCGCCCGGCACATTCTCCAGTGGAAACGCCGAGTATCAGGACGTGATCGCCGCCGCGAAGTATCTGCAGTCGCGGCCCGATGTCGATCCGACGCGCATCGGCATCTACGGACAATCGTACGGCGGACTGCTCACGGCGCAGGCCCTGGCGCGCAACTCCGACATCTTCGTGGCCGGTGCCGACCTCGCGGGACTGCACCTCTACACGAACGTGCTCAACGACAGCTCGGTGGCCTACCGCTCCTCACCCATCTCGGCCATCGACACGTGGAAGTCGCCGGTCTTCCTGTGGCAGGGCGACGACGACCGCAATCTCGATGCCTCGCAGACCGCCGGTCTCATTCCGCTGCTGCGGGCACGGAACATCTATCATGAGCTGATCGTGGTGCCCGACGACATGCACGAAGCCTCGCTGCATCGGCGCGTGCTCGAGATGTACGGGAAGACCGCGGACTTCCTGCATCGGTTCGTGTGGCTGAAGCAGACGCCGCCGACGGCGAGGTAG
- a CDS encoding arsenite methyltransferase, translating to MSADTPDISNIVREKYGEAARRVLEVTGPAAAECCGPVNSCCGAAAFNGSVDPITANLYVNGETDELPDTAVLASLGCGNPTALAELREGDVVLDLGSGGGIDVLLSARRVGFTGKAYGLDMTDDMLTLARHNAAEAGVSNVEFLRGRIEEIPLPSDSVDVIISNCVINLSGDKRRVLAEAFRVLKPGGRFAVSDVVVRGEVPAAVRKSMELWIGCVAGALEEQEFRTRLAESGFSDIDIEPTRLYRSADARAFLQEAGVDVEANLADIDGKFMAAFVRATKPSRAGVPVVGLPLAALSSVAASCCGPDCCT from the coding sequence ATGTCGGCAGACACCCCTGATATCAGCAATATCGTCCGCGAGAAGTACGGCGAGGCCGCCCGCCGGGTTCTCGAAGTGACGGGGCCGGCCGCCGCCGAATGTTGTGGTCCCGTGAACTCGTGTTGTGGCGCCGCCGCGTTCAATGGGTCGGTCGATCCCATCACCGCGAACCTCTACGTGAACGGTGAGACCGACGAACTTCCCGATACCGCCGTGCTGGCTTCACTCGGCTGTGGCAACCCGACCGCGCTGGCCGAACTGCGTGAGGGTGATGTCGTGCTCGATCTCGGTTCCGGTGGCGGTATCGACGTGCTCCTCTCCGCTCGCCGCGTCGGATTCACTGGCAAGGCCTATGGTCTCGACATGACAGACGACATGCTGACGCTCGCCCGACACAATGCGGCGGAAGCGGGTGTGAGCAACGTGGAGTTCCTGCGTGGTCGCATCGAAGAGATTCCCCTCCCGTCCGACTCGGTCGACGTGATCATCTCCAATTGTGTCATCAATCTCTCGGGTGACAAACGACGCGTGCTGGCCGAAGCATTCCGCGTGCTCAAGCCCGGCGGACGATTTGCCGTGAGCGATGTCGTGGTACGCGGTGAGGTGCCCGCGGCTGTGCGCAAGTCGATGGAACTCTGGATTGGCTGCGTGGCGGGCGCGCTCGAGGAGCAGGAGTTCAGAACGCGCCTCGCCGAGAGCGGTTTCAGCGACATCGATATCGAACCGACGCGTCTCTATCGCAGTGCGGATGCGCGCGCATTCCTCCAGGAGGCCGGTGTCGATGTGGAAGCCAATCTTGCCGACATCGATGGCAAGTTCATGGCCGCATTCGTTCGCGCCACCAAGCCATCGCGCGCGGGAGTACCCGTGGTCGGACTTCCTCTTGCAGCTCTCTCATCGGTCGCGGCATCCTGCTGCGGCCCGGACTGTTGCACATGA
- a CDS encoding metalloregulator ArsR/SmtB family transcription factor → MPTATALDLTRSAQLFHALSDETRLAVLEMLREGERCVCELQDALDAAQSRLSFHLKVLREAGLVIDRKEGRWSYYRINAEAFGEVHDLVRVLGTEATRGKRTLRVFGRCCD, encoded by the coding sequence GTGCCCACTGCCACTGCTCTCGACCTCACCCGATCGGCCCAGCTTTTCCACGCGCTCTCCGACGAGACGCGTCTCGCGGTGCTGGAGATGCTGCGCGAGGGCGAGCGGTGCGTGTGTGAGCTGCAGGACGCACTCGATGCGGCGCAGTCGCGCCTGTCGTTCCACTTGAAGGTGCTCCGCGAGGCAGGCCTCGTGATCGATCGCAAGGAGGGACGCTGGTCGTACTACCGCATCAACGCCGAGGCCTTTGGGGAAGTGCACGACCTCGTACGGGTGCTCGGCACGGAAGCGACCCGCGGCAAGCGTACGCTCAGGGTCTTTGGTCGCTGCTGCGACTGA
- a CDS encoding Uma2 family endonuclease produces MPNVQERRWSVEDVWALPDDGNRYETVDGELLVSPAPRWFHQTAAGALHAELRAWLRSTGKGVGVALIAPADVILDAYTLVQPDVFVVPPVSRAVMRGKEPAPDPLLVIEVLSPGTARNDRLKKRPRFQRAGIECWLVDIDSQLVERWAPDADRPEIWIEAVTWEPAGVAEPFHLALAPLWEEIGE; encoded by the coding sequence ATGCCGAACGTGCAAGAACGCCGTTGGTCCGTCGAGGACGTGTGGGCGCTTCCGGACGACGGTAACCGCTACGAGACCGTGGACGGGGAGCTGCTGGTGAGCCCCGCGCCCCGGTGGTTCCATCAGACGGCTGCTGGAGCGTTGCACGCCGAACTGCGGGCGTGGCTGCGCAGCACCGGCAAGGGCGTTGGTGTGGCGCTCATCGCCCCGGCGGACGTCATTCTCGATGCCTACACGCTGGTGCAGCCTGACGTGTTCGTTGTGCCGCCCGTCAGTCGCGCGGTGATGCGAGGCAAGGAACCCGCGCCGGATCCCTTGCTGGTCATCGAGGTGCTGTCGCCGGGCACGGCACGTAACGACCGCCTCAAGAAGCGTCCGCGGTTCCAGCGGGCCGGCATCGAGTGCTGGCTGGTAGACATCGATTCGCAACTCGTGGAGCGGTGGGCACCCGATGCCGACCGGCCGGAGATTTGGATCGAAGCGGTGACGTGGGAGCCGGCGGGTGTGGCGGAGCCGTTCCATCTGGCGTTGGCTCCCCTCTGGGAAGAGATCGGGGAATAG
- a CDS encoding Uma2 family endonuclease: MPNVQERRWSVEDVWALPDDGNRHETVDGELLVSPAPKVKHQVVGGAVYRALFEWVRQGGIGVTLFAPTDVILDPHTLVQPDILVLPPIGRDVTEGDVAVPTPLLVIEVLSPGTARNDRLKKRPRFQRAGIECWLVDIDSQLVERWAPDADRPEICVEAVRWIPAGAHEEFELRLAPVWEEVGLPVIESE, translated from the coding sequence ATGCCGAACGTGCAAGAACGCCGTTGGTCCGTCGAGGACGTGTGGGCGCTTCCGGATGACGGTAACCGTCATGAGACCGTGGACGGGGAACTGCTGGTGAGCCCTGCGCCCAAGGTGAAGCACCAGGTGGTGGGGGGCGCGGTATATCGCGCCCTGTTCGAATGGGTGCGGCAGGGAGGCATTGGAGTGACGCTGTTTGCGCCCACCGATGTGATCCTCGATCCCCATACGCTCGTGCAGCCGGATATCCTCGTGTTGCCTCCGATTGGCCGGGATGTCACGGAGGGCGACGTGGCTGTGCCAACGCCGTTGCTGGTCATCGAGGTGCTGTCGCCGGGCACGGCACGTAACGACCGTCTGAAGAAGCGCCCGCGGTTCCAGCGGGCCGGCATCGAGTGCTGGCTGGTGGACATCGATTCGCAACTCGTGGAGCGGTGGGCGCCCGATGCCGACCGGCCGGAGATTTGCGTCGAGGCTGTTCGTTGGATACCAGCCGGCGCGCATGAAGAATTCGAATTGCGGCTGGCGCCGGTGTGGGAGGAAGTCGGTTTGCCGGTGATCGAATCGGAGTGA
- a CDS encoding Uma2 family endonuclease: MPNVQERRWSVEDVWALPDDGNRHETVDGELLVSPAPRAGHQVVAFGMASALREWVRARRIGVVLVAPSDVILDSYTLVQPDVFVLPPVGRDVLWGETPVPTPLLVIEVLSPGTARVDRLKKRPRFQRAGIECWLVDPESQLVERWLPDADRPEICVEAVRWAPAGVGEMFELRLAPVWEEAGLPAQA; the protein is encoded by the coding sequence ATGCCAAACGTGCAAGAACGCCGTTGGTCCGTCGAGGACGTGTGGGCGCTTCCGGATGACGGCAACCGTCATGAGACCGTGGACGGGGAGCTGCTGGTGAGCCCTGCGCCGCGGGCAGGGCATCAGGTCGTGGCGTTCGGAATGGCGTCCGCATTGCGGGAGTGGGTGCGCGCCCGCCGGATCGGTGTGGTGTTGGTGGCACCGTCGGACGTCATCCTCGACTCCTACACCCTGGTGCAGCCTGACGTGTTCGTCTTGCCGCCTGTGGGCCGCGATGTGCTGTGGGGTGAGACCCCGGTGCCGACGCCACTGCTGGTGATCGAAGTGTTGTCGCCGGGCACGGCGCGCGTCGATCGCCTGAAAAAACGTCCGCGATTCCAGCGGGCTGGCATCGAGTGCTGGCTGGTCGATCCGGAATCGCAGTTGGTGGAGCGGTGGTTGCCGGATGCGGATCGGCCGGAGATCTGCGTCGAAGCCGTTCGCTGGGCGCCGGCTGGTGTCGGCGAGATGTTCGAATTGCGGTTGGCGCCCGTGTGGGAAGAGGCTGGGTTGCCGGCGCAGGCGTAA